The following coding sequences are from one Mycolicibacterium aichiense window:
- a CDS encoding LuxR family transcriptional regulator has translation MGVQIVGRSHELQRVQAVLQQARSAPTAMILDGPAGIGKSTVWRAATDWARAAGFMVLTTTGAAAEAGLAWAGLADLLADIDDATLAGLPALHQRALCAVSTGESVPGGDERLVATAFRAAIEASSRRRPVLIAVDDAHWLDEATRLVLGFSVRRLSGPVGVVAAYRSGDPGTLDQSWVAPRDPEALSRVTVGPMSLGALHAVIATRHEMTPPRPTMVRIHSLSGGNPFYALELARGLHEHASADLAVLPPTLTRLLGERIGDLDPLTAQAAVTAATAAEPTVELVAAAIGRHPTELVEILQSLESRGVLAFDGHRIRFSHPLIASAIIADADPTARRHAHRCLANVIDNPELHARHLALATPYGDPETLAALDGAAESAAARGAYSVAAELVGLAIGLGGDTGSRRLRGAEFHFRAGALDEAEELIAPVVDTLSAGLFRALGLIILGSVRGYRDGMAKAVGVLQRAVTEAAEIPALRTQALLLLALATGLGGDMATCVAHARQARHDADETGIAALRSQALALWVHVSFMYGLGTDTEALRTALELEDSDSTVPATLQPTAVYAINCAWTGRLDEARTAMDEVARRCAERGSEVDVVWAAEQLTMIYIGLGRYHDAQQCAAEALERARQVDAQLPLISAYTSVAGAGAYRGDRELTRTAARQAIELAGAAQLTYLIGPPLMSLAFVEVSAGDYATALQTLQPLLAAFDRVHGTEIMAGAYLPDAVEALTAVGRADEAEPLVAALESNGALHDRGWMLATGARCRALMAAARGDLEAAFGHAERAMAHHDRLPMPFERARTLLLVGQLLRRRRRPQAAYEALRQAADVFTEIGSPLWASRAQSELDRLAARSAGGVLTGAERQVAEYAAAGMSNKQIATALYLSPKTVEMYLSNVYRKLGIRSRAQLAGRLDGTGATGTQITPPSAAM, from the coding sequence GTGGGGGTACAGATCGTCGGTCGCAGCCACGAGCTGCAACGGGTGCAGGCAGTACTCCAACAGGCCCGCAGTGCACCGACGGCAATGATCCTCGACGGCCCGGCGGGCATCGGTAAGAGCACCGTATGGCGTGCCGCGACCGACTGGGCGAGGGCCGCCGGATTCATGGTGTTGACCACAACCGGGGCAGCCGCCGAGGCAGGATTGGCGTGGGCCGGCCTGGCCGACCTGCTCGCCGATATCGACGACGCGACGCTGGCCGGCCTGCCGGCACTACACCAACGCGCGCTGTGCGCGGTGAGCACCGGCGAGTCGGTCCCTGGTGGAGATGAACGACTGGTGGCGACCGCTTTTCGAGCCGCCATCGAAGCGTCGTCTCGCCGCCGGCCCGTACTGATAGCGGTCGACGACGCCCACTGGCTCGACGAAGCCACCCGGCTGGTGCTGGGCTTCTCGGTGCGCCGACTCTCCGGACCGGTAGGAGTGGTGGCCGCCTACCGCAGCGGTGACCCCGGCACCCTCGACCAGTCTTGGGTGGCACCTCGTGATCCTGAGGCCTTGTCGCGTGTGACGGTCGGCCCCATGAGCCTGGGTGCCCTGCACGCAGTGATCGCGACCCGCCACGAAATGACCCCACCCCGACCCACGATGGTCCGCATCCATAGCCTGTCGGGCGGAAACCCTTTCTACGCATTGGAATTGGCCCGCGGGCTACATGAACATGCCAGTGCTGACCTCGCCGTGCTGCCGCCGACGCTCACCCGGCTGTTGGGTGAGCGGATCGGCGACCTCGACCCGCTCACTGCGCAGGCCGCCGTGACCGCGGCAACCGCGGCCGAACCGACCGTGGAATTGGTCGCGGCGGCCATCGGTCGCCATCCGACCGAGCTCGTCGAAATCCTGCAATCTCTGGAAAGCCGGGGGGTGCTCGCCTTCGACGGGCACCGCATCCGGTTTTCTCATCCATTGATCGCCTCGGCCATCATCGCCGACGCCGACCCGACCGCCCGGCGTCACGCCCACCGTTGCTTGGCGAACGTGATCGACAACCCCGAACTGCACGCGCGCCATCTCGCCCTCGCCACGCCCTACGGGGATCCGGAAACCCTGGCCGCGTTGGACGGTGCCGCCGAGTCCGCCGCAGCGCGCGGGGCTTATAGCGTGGCCGCCGAACTCGTCGGGCTGGCAATCGGTCTCGGCGGCGACACCGGATCACGTCGGCTGCGCGGCGCCGAGTTCCACTTTCGCGCGGGTGCCCTCGATGAGGCAGAGGAGTTGATCGCCCCCGTCGTAGACACGTTGTCTGCGGGACTGTTCCGAGCGCTCGGTCTCATAATTCTGGGCAGTGTGCGCGGCTATCGCGACGGCATGGCCAAGGCCGTAGGAGTGCTTCAGCGCGCCGTCACCGAAGCCGCCGAGATTCCCGCGCTGCGAACCCAGGCACTGTTGCTGTTGGCGCTCGCGACAGGACTGGGCGGCGACATGGCCACCTGCGTGGCCCACGCCCGGCAGGCACGTCATGATGCCGACGAGACCGGGATCGCCGCGTTGCGTAGTCAAGCACTGGCGTTGTGGGTGCACGTCAGCTTCATGTACGGACTGGGCACCGACACCGAAGCCTTGCGGACCGCTCTCGAACTCGAAGACTCCGACAGCACGGTGCCCGCGACTCTTCAACCGACCGCGGTGTACGCCATCAACTGCGCGTGGACTGGTCGACTCGACGAAGCCCGCACAGCAATGGACGAGGTGGCGCGCCGTTGCGCCGAACGCGGAAGCGAAGTCGACGTGGTCTGGGCCGCTGAACAACTCACAATGATCTACATCGGCCTCGGCCGCTACCACGATGCGCAACAATGCGCCGCCGAGGCGCTCGAGCGAGCCAGGCAGGTCGACGCCCAACTTCCCCTGATCAGCGCCTACACCTCAGTGGCCGGCGCCGGCGCCTACCGAGGTGACCGGGAACTCACGCGCACCGCAGCACGCCAGGCAATCGAGTTGGCCGGTGCTGCGCAGCTGACCTATCTGATTGGTCCGCCCCTGATGAGTTTGGCGTTCGTCGAGGTTTCCGCCGGTGACTATGCGACGGCACTACAGACTCTGCAGCCGCTACTGGCCGCCTTCGATCGCGTGCACGGCACCGAGATCATGGCCGGCGCCTACCTCCCCGACGCGGTGGAAGCGCTGACCGCCGTCGGTCGCGCTGATGAAGCCGAGCCTTTGGTTGCGGCGCTGGAATCCAATGGCGCACTTCACGATCGCGGATGGATGCTGGCGACGGGGGCGCGGTGCCGCGCACTGATGGCGGCGGCGCGCGGCGATCTCGAGGCCGCCTTCGGGCATGCGGAACGGGCAATGGCCCACCACGACCGGTTACCCATGCCCTTCGAACGCGCACGCACCCTGCTACTGGTCGGCCAATTACTGCGCCGCCGGCGACGTCCGCAGGCCGCCTACGAGGCGTTGCGCCAGGCAGCTGACGTCTTCACCGAGATCGGGAGCCCGTTGTGGGCGTCCCGCGCACAAAGCGAGCTGGATCGGCTCGCCGCGCGCTCGGCCGGCGGTGTGCTGACCGGCGCCGAACGCCAGGTCGCCGAGTACGCGGCCGCCGGGATGTCGAACAAGCAGATCGCCACGGCGTTGTACCTTTCGCCGAAGACGGTGGAGATGTATTTGTCCAACGTCTACCGCAAGCTCGGCATCCGCTCTCGCGCACAGCTCGCCGGCCGTCTCGACGGTACTGGTGCTACGGGTACTCAGATCACGCCGCCGTCGGCGGCGATGTAG
- a CDS encoding sensor histidine kinase, whose amino-acid sequence MSNLPAPLSRAADFLGTEPVRVAAVLRLPLIVLIGLLVWIEGVDHWLPAVYWSVLIVYTATAAVWLTVVVRRPLQWWFGWASTAIDVVAVLAMCVASGGATSWLLPIFFLIPITVAFLDRPEITALIGASTAVGYLVAWIIYSKRDDTMGLPNVVYVQVGCLAWLALATTALCLVLARRRARVRSLLEVRRRLVSESMQADERNNRQLSEQLHDGPLQNLLAARLDLEDLREQPSAIGFERVDTALQDAINMLRSAVSTLHPQVLAQVGLGAALRELVGQYERRWNVSIDCAVEEVGKPTSQALLYRAARELLANAHKHSRATRLRVELDHEADSLVLRVVDNGVGFDPAVLNQKVAEGHIGLSSLVVGVEAMGGSVRLVDTPGGGTTVVVAVPDGDFSDA is encoded by the coding sequence TTGAGTAATCTGCCGGCCCCGCTGAGCCGCGCGGCCGATTTCCTGGGCACCGAGCCGGTCCGGGTCGCGGCCGTCCTGCGGCTGCCGCTGATCGTGCTGATCGGGCTGCTGGTGTGGATCGAGGGCGTCGACCATTGGCTGCCCGCCGTGTACTGGTCGGTGCTGATCGTCTACACCGCCACCGCCGCGGTATGGCTGACCGTCGTGGTCCGCAGGCCGCTGCAATGGTGGTTCGGCTGGGCGTCGACCGCCATCGACGTGGTGGCGGTGCTGGCCATGTGCGTCGCCTCCGGGGGCGCGACGAGCTGGCTGCTGCCGATCTTCTTCCTGATCCCGATCACCGTCGCCTTCCTGGACCGACCGGAGATCACCGCGCTGATCGGGGCCAGCACGGCGGTCGGATACCTGGTGGCCTGGATCATCTACTCCAAGCGTGACGACACCATGGGTCTGCCCAACGTCGTCTACGTCCAGGTCGGTTGCCTGGCCTGGCTGGCGCTGGCCACCACCGCGCTGTGCCTGGTGCTGGCCCGCCGCCGGGCCCGGGTGCGGTCGCTTCTGGAGGTACGGCGCAGGCTGGTCTCGGAGTCGATGCAGGCCGACGAGCGCAACAACCGGCAGCTGTCCGAGCAACTCCACGACGGGCCGCTGCAGAACCTGCTCGCCGCCCGGCTGGATCTGGAGGACCTGCGCGAACAGCCCTCGGCCATCGGGTTCGAGCGGGTCGACACCGCGCTGCAGGACGCCATCAACATGTTGCGCAGCGCGGTCTCGACGCTGCATCCCCAGGTGCTGGCGCAGGTCGGCCTTGGCGCGGCCCTGCGTGAACTGGTCGGGCAGTACGAGCGCCGCTGGAACGTCAGCATCGACTGTGCAGTCGAAGAAGTGGGCAAGCCGACGTCCCAGGCCCTGCTCTATCGCGCCGCCCGTGAGCTGTTGGCCAACGCGCACAAGCACTCTCGGGCCACCCGGCTGAGGGTGGAATTGGATCACGAGGCCGATTCGCTGGTGCTGCGGGTGGTCGACAATGGCGTCGGCTTCGACCCGGCCGTTCTCAACCAGAAGGTCGCCGAGGGGCACATCGGGTTGTCGTCGCTGGTGGTCGGTGTCGAGGCGATGGGCGGTTCGGTGCGGTTGGTCGACACTCCGGGTGGTGGTACGACGGTCGTCGTCGCGGTGCCTGACGGTGATTTCTCCGACGCGTGA
- a CDS encoding response regulator: MSDNRKVRVVVGDDHPLFRDGLVRALSGSGEVEVVAEAEDGTSALAAIKEHTPDVALLDYRMPGMDGAEVAAAVRRDELPTRVLLVSAHDDAEIVYHALQQGAAGYLPKDSSRSEIVNAVLDCAKGRDVLAPRLASGLAVEIRRRAEPSGPSLSSREREVLSMIAGGRSIPAIAEALFLAPSTVKTHVQRLYEKLGVGDRAAAVAEAMRRGLLE, encoded by the coding sequence ATGTCCGATAACCGAAAGGTGCGCGTCGTCGTCGGCGACGACCACCCGCTGTTCCGCGACGGACTGGTCCGGGCGTTGTCGGGCAGCGGCGAGGTCGAGGTCGTTGCCGAAGCCGAGGACGGCACGTCGGCCCTGGCAGCGATCAAGGAACACACGCCCGACGTCGCGCTGCTCGACTACCGGATGCCCGGAATGGACGGCGCCGAGGTGGCTGCCGCCGTGCGCCGCGACGAACTGCCGACCCGGGTGCTGCTGGTCTCCGCGCACGACGACGCCGAAATCGTCTATCACGCGCTGCAACAAGGCGCGGCGGGCTATCTGCCGAAAGACTCCAGCCGATCGGAGATCGTCAACGCAGTACTCGACTGCGCCAAGGGCCGCGACGTTCTGGCCCCCCGGCTGGCGTCCGGGCTGGCGGTCGAAATCCGGCGCCGCGCCGAGCCGTCCGGACCGTCGCTGAGCTCGCGGGAACGCGAAGTGCTCAGCATGATCGCCGGGGGACGCAGCATTCCGGCGATCGCCGAGGCGTTGTTCCTGGCGCCCTCGACGGTCAAGACCCATGTGCAGCGGCTGTACGAGAAGTTGGGTGTCGGGGACCGCGCGGCGGCGGTCGCCGAGGCGATGCGGCGGGGACTGCTTGAGTAA
- a CDS encoding acyl-CoA dehydrogenase family protein, protein MSAKGADYHKRLTEFMVEHVFPAEKVYDEYREAAGPGDFTVPPVVEELKVLAKKQGLWNLFLPPESGLTNLEYAPLAELTGWSTEIAPEAINCAAPDTGNMETLHLFATEEQRKTWLEPLLAGEIRSAFSMTEPAVASSDARNIQTQMVRDGDDYIINGRKWWTSGANDPRCKVLIVMGRTNPDAASHQQQSMILVPTDTPGVQILRSTSVFGWQDQHGHAEVIYDNVRVPASNLLAEEGMGFAIAQARLGPGRIHHCMRAIGVAERALALMTHRARTRIAFGKPLAEQGVVQQQIALSRNEIDQARLLCQKAAWTIDQHGNKEARNLVAQIKAVAPQMACNVIDRAIQVHGGGGVSDDFPLARMYGWQRAMRIFDGPDEVHMRSIARAEIGAEPSAFAAAVTGA, encoded by the coding sequence ATGTCTGCCAAGGGTGCTGACTACCACAAACGCCTCACCGAGTTCATGGTCGAACATGTCTTCCCGGCCGAGAAGGTCTACGACGAGTACCGCGAGGCCGCGGGCCCGGGTGACTTCACCGTGCCGCCGGTGGTCGAGGAACTGAAGGTGCTTGCCAAAAAGCAGGGCCTGTGGAACCTGTTTCTGCCGCCGGAGTCGGGGCTGACCAACCTGGAGTACGCGCCGCTGGCCGAGCTGACCGGCTGGAGCACCGAGATCGCGCCCGAGGCGATCAACTGCGCGGCGCCCGACACCGGCAACATGGAGACGCTGCACCTGTTCGCCACCGAGGAGCAGCGCAAGACATGGCTGGAGCCGCTGCTGGCCGGCGAGATCCGCAGCGCTTTCTCGATGACGGAGCCGGCGGTCGCCTCCAGCGATGCCCGCAACATCCAGACTCAGATGGTCCGCGACGGTGACGACTACATCATCAACGGCCGCAAGTGGTGGACCTCAGGCGCCAACGACCCGCGCTGCAAGGTGCTGATCGTGATGGGGCGCACCAATCCTGACGCCGCCTCGCATCAGCAGCAGTCGATGATCCTGGTGCCCACCGATACCCCCGGCGTGCAGATCCTGCGCTCGACGTCGGTGTTCGGCTGGCAGGACCAGCACGGCCACGCCGAGGTGATCTACGACAACGTGCGGGTGCCCGCGTCGAATCTGCTGGCCGAGGAGGGCATGGGCTTCGCGATCGCGCAGGCGCGGTTGGGCCCGGGCCGGATTCATCACTGCATGCGCGCGATCGGGGTCGCCGAGCGCGCGCTCGCGCTGATGACCCATCGCGCCCGTACCCGCATCGCGTTCGGCAAGCCGCTGGCCGAGCAGGGTGTGGTGCAACAGCAGATTGCGTTGTCGCGCAACGAGATCGACCAGGCCCGCCTGCTTTGCCAGAAAGCCGCCTGGACCATCGACCAGCACGGCAACAAAGAGGCCCGCAATCTGGTCGCCCAGATCAAAGCCGTCGCGCCACAGATGGCCTGCAACGTCATCGACCGGGCGATCCAGGTGCACGGCGGCGGCGGAGTCAGCGATGACTTCCCGCTGGCCCGGATGTACGGCTGGCAGCGGGCCATGCGCATCTTCGACGGACCCGACGAGGTCCACATGCGCAGCATCGCCCGAGCCGAGATCGGCGCGGAGCCAAGCGCTTTCGCAGCGGCGGTGACCGGCGCGTGA
- a CDS encoding tyrosine-protein phosphatase, translated as MSHTALSGAWNFRDIADTTGIRPGKFFRSSELSRLDDDGREAFRRLGITDVADLRSPQELERRGSGAVPDGVAIHLLPFPDLSNTTAEAPHETSWQKMMTEKVDDEDVEDAAERFMTGEYEKFPVLAGAQRAVRQVFSLLSAGRPVITHCFAGKDRTGFTVAVVLESIGVPRDTVLSDFLRSNDAVESLRERIMESIVSRAGETPEIATFAEARLTNGVLGVREGYLATAHRVIAENYGDLDGFLRTAGVSEEDVARTRKELLG; from the coding sequence GTGAGCCACACTGCACTGTCGGGTGCGTGGAACTTCCGCGATATCGCCGACACCACCGGGATCCGGCCCGGCAAGTTCTTCCGGTCCAGTGAGCTCAGCCGGCTCGACGACGACGGCCGGGAGGCCTTCCGCCGCTTGGGTATCACCGATGTCGCCGATCTGCGCTCGCCGCAGGAGCTGGAGCGCCGCGGCTCCGGAGCGGTGCCCGACGGCGTCGCCATCCATCTGCTGCCGTTCCCCGACCTGTCCAACACGACAGCCGAGGCGCCGCACGAGACCAGCTGGCAGAAGATGATGACCGAGAAGGTCGACGACGAGGACGTCGAAGACGCCGCCGAACGCTTCATGACCGGCGAATACGAGAAGTTCCCCGTCCTCGCCGGCGCGCAACGCGCAGTGCGCCAAGTGTTTTCGCTGTTGAGCGCGGGACGTCCGGTGATCACGCACTGCTTCGCAGGTAAGGACCGCACCGGTTTCACCGTCGCGGTCGTGCTGGAGTCCATCGGCGTGCCGCGCGACACGGTGCTCTCCGACTTCCTGCGCAGCAACGACGCCGTCGAATCGCTGCGTGAGCGGATCATGGAGTCGATCGTCAGCCGGGCCGGCGAGACGCCGGAGATCGCCACGTTCGCCGAGGCGCGCCTGACCAATGGGGTGCTCGGTGTGCGGGAGGGCTACCTGGCCACCGCGCACCGGGTGATCGCGGAGAATTACGGCGACCTGGATGGCTTCCTGCGCACCGCGGGGGTGTCCGAAGAGGACGTTGCGCGTACCCGCAAAGAACTACTGGGTTAG
- a CDS encoding DUF456 domain-containing protein, with protein sequence MSTGGIVLVGLAIAIGLVGVIVPLLPGTLLIYAAIAVWAVVEGSLVSWVVLGVVTAVLGATLLIKYLLPARRMRAGEVGTWTLGAGAVLGIIGFFVVPVIGLLFGFVLGVYLAELAARRDQRRAWAATVLALKAAALSVGVELSGGLIATGVWVAGLLLTQ encoded by the coding sequence GTGAGCACCGGCGGGATCGTCCTGGTGGGGCTGGCCATCGCGATCGGGCTGGTCGGCGTCATCGTGCCGCTGTTGCCGGGCACCCTGCTGATTTACGCGGCCATCGCGGTGTGGGCTGTCGTCGAGGGCAGCCTGGTGTCCTGGGTGGTGCTGGGAGTGGTCACCGCGGTGCTCGGCGCGACCCTGCTGATCAAGTACCTCCTGCCCGCCCGGCGCATGCGCGCCGGCGAGGTGGGTACATGGACACTGGGTGCGGGTGCGGTATTGGGCATCATCGGCTTCTTCGTGGTGCCGGTGATCGGCCTGCTGTTCGGTTTCGTGCTCGGCGTGTACCTCGCCGAGCTGGCGGCCCGGCGCGATCAGCGGCGTGCCTGGGCGGCAACGGTCCTTGCGCTGAAGGCCGCGGCGCTCTCGGTCGGTGTCGAGCTGTCCGGAGGCCTGATCGCCACCGGGGTGTGGGTGGCTGGTCTGCTGCTAACCCAGTAG
- a CDS encoding LysE family transporter has protein sequence MIGALAAGFLIGLSAAVLSGAAAMLVMETSAHTGFGVATAAGAGIATGDAVWATIAVAAGAALNRLLAPWAELLHWLAIAVLLLIGVLAVRQLLHPGADSAPTRTWHGGSPIRAYAEFLAFTLMNTMTVIYFLSLIVAAAPPYRAVEAAAIVVGAFAASLSWQLALAAAGARLGRTFSDRARRRILLVDCVLVAVFIGYVALGLYRA, from the coding sequence GTGATCGGAGCGCTGGCCGCCGGCTTCCTGATTGGTCTCAGCGCCGCGGTTCTGTCCGGCGCCGCCGCGATGCTCGTGATGGAGACCTCGGCCCACACCGGGTTTGGCGTCGCCACGGCGGCCGGAGCGGGTATCGCGACCGGCGACGCGGTGTGGGCCACGATCGCAGTTGCGGCCGGTGCTGCACTGAATCGCCTGCTCGCACCGTGGGCCGAGCTGCTGCACTGGCTCGCGATTGCGGTGCTGCTGCTGATCGGGGTGCTCGCCGTGCGTCAGCTTCTGCATCCTGGTGCCGACTCGGCGCCGACACGCACGTGGCACGGCGGGTCGCCGATCCGCGCCTATGCCGAATTCCTCGCGTTCACGCTGATGAACACCATGACGGTCATCTACTTTCTCAGCCTCATCGTCGCCGCGGCACCGCCCTACCGGGCTGTCGAGGCGGCGGCCATCGTCGTCGGCGCCTTCGCGGCGTCGCTGTCGTGGCAGCTCGCCCTGGCAGCCGCAGGTGCCCGGTTGGGCCGAACCTTCTCCGACCGCGCGCGTCGCCGCATCCTCCTGGTCGACTGCGTTCTGGTGGCGGTGTTCATCGGCTACGTGGCGCTCGGGCTGTATCGGGCCTAG
- a CDS encoding DUF1989 domain-containing protein: MVVPTSDVPTTVEIPAQSGAVVTLAAGHRLKIIDIEGSQVADLFAVSASDLDEWLSVPVTRACTWRLFPAVGQSFFSTAYRPLLTFERDDSPGAHDMLEPPCSAEMYRAMAYAGYHPSCSENFRTAAVQVDWHPQSVPDPVNFFQRSPVEADGSFTALPALTSPGDSVTLRAETAVHVVVTACSMDLEPINGDHCTPLRLEVGP; the protein is encoded by the coding sequence ATGGTGGTGCCAACAAGCGATGTGCCGACAACTGTCGAGATTCCCGCGCAATCCGGCGCGGTAGTGACCCTGGCGGCCGGCCATCGGCTGAAGATCATCGACATCGAGGGGTCCCAGGTCGCCGACCTGTTCGCGGTTTCGGCGAGCGACCTCGACGAGTGGCTCAGTGTTCCGGTGACGCGAGCCTGTACCTGGCGGCTGTTCCCGGCTGTCGGTCAGTCGTTCTTCAGCACCGCCTACCGTCCGCTGCTCACGTTCGAGCGGGATGACTCACCCGGCGCGCACGACATGCTTGAGCCGCCCTGCAGTGCGGAGATGTACCGAGCGATGGCATACGCGGGCTACCACCCGAGCTGCAGCGAGAATTTCCGTACAGCTGCGGTGCAGGTGGACTGGCACCCGCAGTCTGTCCCGGACCCGGTGAACTTCTTCCAGCGCTCCCCTGTGGAGGCCGACGGGTCGTTCACTGCGCTTCCGGCGCTGACCAGCCCGGGTGACTCCGTCACGCTTCGAGCCGAGACCGCCGTTCACGTGGTCGTGACGGCCTGCTCCATGGACCTCGAGCCGATCAACGGCGACCATTGCACCCCTCTGCGGCTCGAGGTCGGGCCTTAA
- a CDS encoding Re/Si-specific NAD(P)(+) transhydrogenase subunit alpha — protein MLIGIPRESLPGETRVAATPQTVGQLIKLGYDVLVESGAGVAASFSDEAFVEAGAGIGTTAETLATDIVLKVNAPTSAEIAALRDGATLISLISPALKPDLVEELSTRPITVLAMDAVPRISRAQSLDVLSSMANIAGYRAVIEAAHAFGRFFTGQVTAAGKVPPAKVLVVGAGVAGLAAIGAAGSLGAIVRATDPRPEVADQVKSLGGEYLSIESPEIEVSATGYAKEMGDDYKAREAQLYADQSQDVDIIITTALIPGRPAPRIITADMVASMKSGSVIVDMAAANGGNVEGTVKDQAILTDNGVTIIGYTDLAGRLPAQASQLYGTNLVNLLKLLTPEKDGALVLDFDDVVQRSVTVVRDGETTWPPPPVQVSAAPAPAATAAPAVQQTKEPMTMGRRLGITFGAAAVLFGLIALSPAALQVHLTVFALAIVIGYYVIGHVHHALHTPLMSVTNAISGIIVVGALLQIGHGDVIVTTLAAVAILLASINIFGGFAVTRRMLAMFSRS, from the coding sequence ATGCTCATCGGGATTCCACGCGAGTCTCTACCGGGGGAGACGCGTGTCGCCGCCACACCGCAGACCGTCGGACAGCTCATCAAACTCGGTTATGACGTCCTCGTCGAATCCGGTGCGGGCGTCGCGGCGAGCTTCTCCGACGAGGCATTCGTCGAGGCCGGTGCAGGTATCGGGACCACCGCGGAAACGCTGGCCACCGATATCGTCCTCAAGGTCAACGCACCCACCAGTGCCGAGATCGCCGCACTGCGCGACGGGGCGACCTTGATCAGCCTGATCTCCCCGGCCCTGAAACCCGACCTCGTTGAAGAACTGTCCACGCGGCCCATCACAGTGCTGGCCATGGACGCGGTCCCGCGTATCTCGCGAGCCCAGTCTCTGGACGTCCTGTCGTCGATGGCCAATATCGCCGGGTACCGCGCGGTCATCGAGGCAGCACATGCGTTCGGCCGGTTCTTCACCGGCCAGGTGACCGCGGCGGGCAAGGTTCCGCCGGCCAAAGTTCTGGTGGTCGGCGCGGGTGTGGCCGGCCTGGCAGCGATCGGCGCCGCAGGCAGCCTGGGTGCCATCGTGCGCGCCACCGACCCGCGCCCCGAGGTCGCCGATCAGGTCAAATCCCTTGGTGGTGAGTATCTTTCGATCGAATCACCGGAGATCGAGGTATCGGCCACCGGGTACGCCAAGGAGATGGGCGACGATTACAAGGCCCGCGAGGCGCAGCTGTACGCCGATCAGAGCCAAGATGTCGACATCATCATCACAACGGCGCTGATTCCCGGGCGGCCCGCGCCGCGCATCATCACCGCCGACATGGTCGCCTCGATGAAATCGGGCAGTGTCATCGTCGATATGGCCGCAGCCAACGGCGGCAACGTCGAGGGCACCGTCAAAGACCAGGCGATCCTCACCGACAACGGCGTGACCATCATCGGCTACACCGACCTGGCCGGCCGGCTGCCCGCCCAGGCATCCCAGCTCTACGGGACCAACCTGGTGAACCTCCTCAAACTGTTGACCCCGGAGAAAGACGGCGCGCTCGTACTCGATTTCGACGACGTCGTGCAGCGGTCGGTCACCGTGGTTCGCGACGGCGAGACGACGTGGCCGCCACCACCGGTACAGGTATCTGCTGCCCCGGCACCGGCGGCGACAGCCGCCCCTGCAGTGCAGCAGACGAAAGAGCCGATGACGATGGGCCGCAGGCTCGGCATCACCTTCGGTGCCGCCGCCGTGCTGTTCGGACTCATCGCGTTGTCCCCGGCCGCACTGCAGGTACACCTGACCGTCTTCGCTTTGGCGATCGTGATCGGCTACTACGTGATCGGCCACGTGCACCACGCCCTGCACACCCCGCTGATGTCGGTGACCAACGCGATCTCGGGCATCATCGTCGTCGGCGCGCTGCTCCAGATCGGCCACGGTGACGTCATCGTCACCACATTGGCCGCCGTCGCCATCCTGCTTGCCAGTATCAACATCTTCGGTGGCTTCGCGGTGACGCGTCGCATGCTCGCGATGTTCTCGAGGAGCTAA